The region TTTGGCCGACCTAGCTATCTTTCTCCTCCTTTTGATCTTTAATAACCCAAAAATCTATTTCTCCTTCTCTTAATCTTTAATAACCCAATATTTTAACAGTGACACTCCAGTTAGCTCTTCTCTGACCTTCTTGCACATGTAGATCCAAAGCTTCCTTTCTTATGCACCAACTTTTCTATCTCACTCATAAGTTATATAATATAACTATTTTTCCATTTTGTTAGCTATCGCTCTAAGATGAGTTCTTTTTGTGTGTGAAAGCACTAACAGGGTGACTCTGTTTATATAATAAGTAGCTCAACAAACTATTAACTATCACCCGGTTTGActcatattcaaattttaaacaactaaaagatagcttacaaaattcaaatttttaacaGCCTATTATCTACATAAAATATTATCCATAATTTTGAAttctaaaatcaattaataaatatttactaaGTTATTGCACCAACAAAGTACCAAATAAAATATGGGGTGTTAtattcttccctccttaaaataatttcgtCCTCGAAATTCTCGTGAAGTACCTGATTCGAAGAGGTACGGATATCTTGCACGAACTGAATCCTCGGTTTCCCAAGTGGCTTCCCGAACATCATGATTTTTCCATAAAACTTTAACAAAAGGGATCGTGTTCTTGCACAACACTCTCTCCTCCCTCGCCAATATAGCTTCAGCTTCTTCTTCACAAGACAAATCTTCACGAAATGCATCTAAGGGATACTGAACAACATGATTAGGATGATATACATACTTCCTCATAACCGATGCATGAACACATTGTGCACTCGTGACAATTGTGGCGGTAAAGCAACTCTATATGCCACAGCTCCAAccctctcaagaatctcaaaaggtcctaTATACCTCAGACTTAgcttacccttctgaccaaatcgctGAATGCCTCTATGAGGAGATACCTTAAGGAAGACCTTGTCTCCTACTTTAAATTCATATTCTCGCCTACCCTTATCAGCATAACTCTTCTGCCTAGATCGAGCTTGTTCAAGTCTTTCTGGAGCAACTGCTACCTTATCTGTAGTGACTTGGACTAGATCGGGACCTTCTAAAAGcttctctcctacttcattcCAATAAATAGGTGTTCTACACTTGCGCCCATATAGTGCCTCAAAAGGAGCCATACCAATGTTGCTCTGccaactgttattataagcaaattcAACCAAAGGCAAATAATCATCCCAATTTCCATACCACTCTAATGCACATACTCGCAACATGTCCTCCAAGGTCTGAATTGTCCTCTCTGACTGCCCATCCGACTGTGGATGAAAAGCTGTGCTATAGTTCAACTTGGTGCCCCATGCCTTTTGAAATCCTTTCCAAAATCTTGAAGTGAATCTGGGATCTCTGTCGGACACAATCGAAACTGGAATCCCGTGTAGTCTAACAATCTCATTCCTGTATAATAGCGCTAAGCTCTCCAAGTTCATGTTCTCACAGATTGCCAAAAAGTGAGCAGATTTAGTGAGTCTGTCTACAATCACCCATATTGCATCATGTTTCTTAAAAGTCTTAGGCAGTTCTGTGACAAAATCCATGCAAATATTCTCCCACTTCCAAGAAGGTAACTCCAATGATTGTAATAAGCCACTTGGCCTCCGGTGCTCAATCTTCACCTGTTGACAAGTTAAACACTTCGAAAAAAAATCGGCAATATCTCGTTTCATGCCGCTCCACCAAAAGTGTTCCTTTAAATCTCGATACATCTTTGTCTCacctggatgaatagaaaatgGTGATCTATGAGCCTCTTCCATCAATTCCTCCCTGAGTTCCTTGTTAGCAGGCACACATAGACGATTATATATCCATAGAATGCCATGATCATCAAAATGAAATCCTGGTTGCTTTTCAGGATCAATATTCTGGACAAAAGACCACAATTCTCCATCTCCATCCTGAGCTGCCTTAATCCTAGTGATAAGACTAGGCTCGACATGCAAACTTGCTACCATACCAACTGTATTCTGATGATAAAACTCCAAACCAAATTTCTCAATCTCACGTTGAAGAGGTTGTTCTTGCGTCACCAAAGCGGCCAAATTGCCAAAATCTTTCCAGCTTAAAGCATCTGCAACCTTATTAGCCTTGCCGGGATGATACTGAATGCTCATATCATAGTCTTTCAATAATTCAATCCATcgtctttgcctcatattaagctccttctgcgtgaatatgtacttcaaactcttatggtcagTAAAGATCTCACACTTATCACCATACAAATAGtgtctccatatcttcaatgcaaaaaTGACGGCTGCAAGCTCTAAGTCATGTGTCGGATAATTCACCTCGTGAGGCTTTaattgtcttgaagcgtaggcaatcacatttccatgttgcatcaatacaaAGCCAAGTCCCTTCTtcgaagcatcgctataaatcaTATAGCCTCCCAATCCTGATGGTAGTGTCAATACTGGTGATGTCACAAGTCTctttttcaattcttgaaaactagtCTCACACTCATCGGTCCATATGAACTTGTTGCTTTTTCGAGTCAACTGCGTCAATGGCATCGCAATTGTCGAAAAGCCTTCTACAAATCGGCGATAGTAGCCCGCGAGTCCCAAGAAACTCCTCACTTCCGTCACAGTGCTAGGTCTTGGCCAATTGGTAATAGCCTCAACCTTGGCTGGATCCACCTTGATTCCATCTGCTGATACAATATGTCCCAAAAATGCAACTTGAtcaagccaaaattcacacttcttGTATTTTGCATACAATTTGTTATTCCGTAGTATTTCCAACACAATTCGAAGATGCTCTTCATGTTCCTCCCTTGACTTTGAATACACcaatatatcatcaataaacacaatcacaaACTTGTCCAGAAAAtccttgaataccctgttcattaggtccatgaaaactgcaggtgcatttgtcaatccaaaagacataaCAAGAAACTCGTAGTGTCCGTAACGAGTCCTGAATGTTGTCTTCGGAATATCACTTGCCTTCACTCTTAGTTGATGGTAACCTGACCGTagatcaatcttcgaaaagtattttgctccttgaagctgatcaaataagtcatcgatccTCGGTAATGGATATCTATTCTTTACTGTGATTcggttcaactctcgataatcaaTACAGAGTCTCATcgaaccatccttcttcttcacaaatagaACTGGTGCTCCCCAAGGTGAAACACTGGGTCTAATAAAACCCTTATCAAGTAACTCCTCCAGCTGTTCTTTCAGCTCTTGTAGCTCTAACAGagccattctataaggtgccttagAAATAGGTTGTGCATCTGGTAACAAATCGATAGAAAATTCCACCTCTCTTTCTGGAGGAAGACCCTCCAAATCGTCGGGAAATACATCTGAAAACTCACAAACAACAAGAACATCTTCTAAGTCTGGCTGCACTTTGGACGTGTCAATCACATGAGCCAAAAATCCTTCACATCCATGAGCAATCATCTTCTTAGCCTTGATGGCCGAAATGAATTTTCCACAACCACTAGGCTTAGAACCCCGAAACACGAACTCGGGCGAATTGGAGTCGCCAAAAATTATTCTTTTTCCTGGACAATCAATTGTAGCTTTGTGTCGCTCCAACCAATCCATCCCCAGTATGATATCAAAGTCCCTCATCTGAATAGGTAAGAGATCTACAAGTAGTTCTCTATCGTCTACTCTAACTACACAATCAAGATACTGAGAATTTACAAGTATAGTTACACCCATAGGAGTGCCAACAGAAAAATCCGATATAAGTGCAGTGGATGCAATGTCTAATTGTTTAGCATAAGATGTAGAGACAAATGAATGTGTAGCTCCAGTATCAAATAAGACTATAGCATTTCCATTACCGACAGAAAGTGATCCTGAAATGGTACCTGGAGTACTTGCAGCATCTTTTGCAGTGATGGAAAACACACGACCGGAAGTCTTCTGGTTGCTTTTCTCTCCCTGATCCTTACGATCCCAAGGCTTCTTTGGTGGCATCTGACAGTCTCGAATAGTGTGACCCTTCTTTCCATAATTGAAGCATGCTCTAGTAGCCCAATAGCAAGTGCTTCCTTCATGCATCTTTCCACAATGCTCACACTTAGATGCTTCCTTATTTCCAGTTTGGTTGAAAGACCTCTTTTGCTCATTTCCTTGATTTCCATTCTTTTGCTAAAAATTCCGAGTATTATACCTCTGATCATTTGGTTTGAATCCACCTGAAGAACCACCATTTTTCTGAAATCCATGTCGACGCTCGGAAAAGTCatcttctctttttcttttctgatttTGCATGTCTCGTTTCTTGAGAAAGTCAGCCTGATGAAGCTCTTGATCTCTGGCACTGTCAACCAAGGTGTCCATAGATGTATAGCGGTTAGAGATGATATGGTTGCAGATGGAATTCTTCGATGCCCACTTAAACTTCATGATTTTATCCGCTTCTGACCCAACCACAGATCTTACATAACCAGCTAACCTCTGAAATCTGACTTGAAAGTCTGCCACCGACTCATCATCTCTCTGAGTAATACTCTGATACTCCCTTACATATTCCTCACGTATGCTGGCTGGAAAATACCTCTGGTCAAACTGAGTTTTGAATACCTGCCAAGTAAGAGTATTTTCATAGCTAGGTGCATGCGACGCTACCACAGACTTCCACCAAGTATTAGCATCCCCCTCAAGATGATAAGTAGCAAATCGAGCCTTTTCCACCTCTGAACACTCCAAGACCCTGAAAATTTTCTCCATGTGATCTATCCAAGCTTCAGCATCCATGGGAGTCTTGGCCTCCTTAAAACAATTGGGTCTTTGCTTCATAAAACGATCAAACATAGTTTGACCATCTCGATCTTGCCCGTTAGCAGTGGGATTCTGTCCACGTTGAACTTCCCGCAACATctccataaaagtactcctatccATAACAATCTGCTGATTATCATTCCCCCCAGTATTTCGACTACTGCTACCTCTTGCCATCCTGCACAAAATTTTATGAGTGCACAGACACATATATCACAAAATCATATCCAAAATCTTAAATCTACCCGTATGGAGTCAACCCAAAACTCACAGGTCAAATCCTAAAGGACAGTCTACAGAAACTataacctaagctctgataccaacgtTGTAACACCCCACTTAAACAAGTAGATGCTACACAAGCTAAGTCTTATTTATTAATGAAAGCAAAACAAGctaaacataatttattaaaCTAATAAAAGTTCAAAATCTTCAAAATAAAGTTCTCTAACAAGATCCAAAATAATATGGAATAAAACATGTCCTTCACTTTATTTTCAACTAGATAACAAGCTAAAATCTGGGCAACACTCATCATACCCCCGCTTTACCCCCGACTACCTGTGGAAAGAAATAAATACtagtgagccaaatgcccagtacgaatatatcattaaaaggtaaaacaaaagaatatatttgattttaataatTAGCCAAAAAGATGAGTAATATGACAGTAATTATTTAGAAGCAAGGAACCAACTAATCCAAACAAAATCAAAGAAATGGCTGAGAACAAGTAAGGTGGGTACTAATAAGGGCATCTTATAAAACCTCTGCTCGCTAGTAAACACTAAGCAAAACACAGTGCAAACAGTTCCTTCTCCGGTTATCCACAAGAAGGATAAAATGAAATGTATAAAACATTTCCCAAACAAACAAAATGATCATGATCTTAATCATGCCTCATACCCCAGAGACATGCTCGTATACTCATAGCACTTATACGAGTTAGTGCCGAGAGCACCAAAGACTGCAAAAACTCCATGTGCCTTGTCTGTGATTTATCCACACAGATAAGTTTAAGAGCCCATAACAAATGGTTACAAAGTGTTTCcaataatattgaaaataaaagTTGCATGTGACAAATCAAGTATACTGATAGGCAACATAGATCAAAAGTGGTTAAGCAACAACATGGATCAAAGATGGCTGAGCAAAAATTAACAAGTGTACATATAcacttaacaaaataaaatttgataagATAAATATGATGGGACAATAAGTACAGGggaagaaaatatattttaaatgaagAGAGAATGAAAGATACTCGTACCTGGAATGAGTCTAAATTATTAAATCACTACTTAGCTCCAAATCAACCTCCAAACCAATCTATAATATCAACacaaatataatttataaacGCCAAACTCTAAAACCCACTAAAAAGTAAgctaacaaaattataatattttatacagCTACCACAACTAATACTGATTATCACCATCTCATGCTAGAGTAGTATAAACATATAACTAACAAATAATCTGAATAATATACAAGCTGGTTTACAAAATATAaaagatattttattaatttataaaagtaATGTAGAAAACTTTAAATATATGACTTTATAAAAGTAGACAAACTTAAATTATACATTAATATAACACATTAAATTGTAAAAACAATTtaagaaaatgataaaaataaatatagcaTGCTCTCTGTCTATCAACACATACCGACAATATTTATCAAATCCACCTCTCACACGTTAGTACTACAACAGTACttacaaaatttaaattattaattaataacatattggTAAAAAAAAAGTAACAAATATGTTATGAGGAAAATATAATAAGATTAACAAATGTAAACaatttataattttagataaACAAACAACCAACTGTTAATTACTAAActtatttaacaaaatattttGACTACATATCTCCTGTAAAATAAAATACTATGCATATCATTAGTCCTGCAAATACATATTTtgtcaattttaataaatttcaataaactaaatcttgtaaaaatagattttattttacaaatatttttacatattaaCAAACTGGCATAATATAACATGATAATATTGTGAACAACTCACACACATAACTAGtaaataataattaacaaaacTAGCCAGACACTAACAATATTAAAATGTACCATATCATCCACTtaataaaatgtaaaaaaaaccctgagaatcatataatttcttaaaccaacttaatgacataaaaattaaaaacaaaaacaacagGAACATGACTAATTAAAATACTACTAATTAAACATCTTGTAGCCAGTACAAAtaacaattaatcaattaaacaTGTATTAAACAATAACctaacacaatatataaacacataaacaaataatataatattttgatAAAACTTACCTGAATTTAGAGCCTGATTTAATATGTAAAAAAAAATGTGTACAAATAATTATAAACctgaaaataaaatgattaataTTAGTATACAATATAAATAGTAATCATCttaaattacataattaaattttaaataaacctCCTCAAGATGTACACTTCTCTGAAAGTTTTGGCCGACCTAGCTATCTTTCTCCTCCTTTTGATCTTTAATAACCCAAAAATCTATTTCTCCTTCTCTTAATCTTTAATAACCCAATATTTTAACAGTGACACTCCAGTTAGCTCTTCTCTGACCTTCTTGCACATGTAGATCCAAAGCTTCCTTTCTTATGCACCAACTCTTCTATCTCACTCATAAGTTATATAATATAACTATTTTTCCATTTTGTTAGCTATCGCTCTAAGATGAGTTTTTTTTGTGTGTGAATGCACTAATAGGGTGACTCTGTTTATATAATAAGTAACTCAACAAACTATTAACTATCACCCGGTTTGAGtcatattcaaattttaaacaactaaaagatagcttacaaaattcaaatttttaacagcctattatctacataaaacattatccataattttgaattctaaaatcaattaataaatatttactaaGTTATTGCACCAATAATGTACCAAATAAAATATGGGGTGTTATACCAAGCATATAAACAGGTAACAATAAATTAACAAACCCATATATCAAAGCAAGTAACAGAAGCAGATAAAATAAAACCAAACGATGGATCAAAAATCAACGCATGCATAAACAGATCCAAACAAATACATATATCCAAAAAAAAACAAGCAGTTACACTTATTTAATCAAAGCTTCATCATCCTCTTGACACAattcatccttcttcttctcggGCACCAGGTGATTAATCAATGCATCAACACTAACATCTGCATGTCTAGATTTGATAAACCTCAACTCCTCCAACGCAACAACATCCCCCATCTCTCTTTTCAAACCCCGAGTCTGGTTCTCAAGAGATTCCATAGCATCCCCAACTTCCCTCGTTTCTTGTTCCTCACGCCAAGGCCTGGATGCACCAGACTCGACAATATAATCAGAATTTTGTGGGTCGGTTATCACAGTGATCTCACTACAACAAGCGGAGCACTTGATGTAAAACCTAAAAATCTTGATAGTATCTACATATCTCTGCCCAATAACCTCTTCTTTTCTCGAATTAAACTTGGTACCTTCCCCAATATAATTTCCACATAAATTGCATCGAATATTCAGGGACATCATCATACGAACCTTTATTTGGTTGTTGTTTGCATGCACTTTTCTCCGCGGGTTTTTGGCAGGATTAAAATCAGGCGAATAGTACTTGTTCAACACTTTTCTTTCTCCTATAGTAATTTAAAATACACTATATAAGGATTATCAAAAGTAACCGGTATTTGTGTTCTTCCCGATTACTGTTCGTTTATCTTCGGTTCTAATCATGAGAGATTGTTCTATATATAACCGATACAATGCAACATTATAAATAGGAGTGTAAGAAATCGAATCTGATTAGCATTTATCTCATCAATATATTATAATAAGTTTCGGATTCAAATATTTGTATTGTGATTTCATGTtcaatatattattattattgtcaGTTTTAGGTGTTTAAATTATAATAcagataaatttttaaatttttatttttcatcattcCTAACCAACGAATTTAGATTTTAAATAGATTAAATCTTAAATTAATTATCTTAAATTAAACATTTTAAAAAGTTTAATTAACATTAAAATTTACCAATTTTGTGTACTTACAATTATTTTTCAATataaatttttgaataaaaaagtccaattttagcataTACAAAAATATTATAACCAATGCAATTGACAAGAATTGTTACATTAAAATTTTAGAACTTTCAATCAGTGATCAATAAATACAGCTTAGCTTCAAATTATTAAATTCAGAATTTTGAATTTATGAACATAAGGAGCTTCTTCGTAATATTATTATTATGTCTGGGTGAATTTATATGTTAGTGTCAATATAATATTTGTTATTCTAACTGTTTAGACGAAACTAAAATGGGATAATATTCATATTCAGGCTTTTACCGATATGAATTTTGTTACTGAGCTTGACTGTGTTCGTGAGATAAATATTTGTGACATATCAGAATTCAACTACTCGACTGTTAGTTCAGTTTATAAGTACAAGTAATACTACTTAGTGTACTAACAAGTCATGATTTTTTGGGAGCGTATGGTGGGCTTATCGATCCAAATTGACTGCATTTGGGCCAGTTTTTGTAGATTTATTGGATACGGATTTCGGGACGTATTTCTACATGGATTTCACTCAAAAATCCATGGGAAACATTTCACAATATGCTTCTCATCTAAAAACTCTTATACAAATAAGCATTCCTGTTCTTATTTCATACATCATGTGTCCTCAAATTTCCATTTTTTAACAGAATCTGCATGCATATTTGCACACTAACTAACAACATCTGCAGACGATCTTGCATTAAGAAACACATTTGCACACATGCTTGAATATAACATGTCCTCTTACAATAAAAAGAAGATGAACTAATAGACCAACATATGTACAAAAACATAGCATATACTAAAAGGTCAAAGTATCAACTTGTTGCTTGTGCAACAGTTTAG is a window of Apium graveolens cultivar Ventura chromosome 11, ASM990537v1, whole genome shotgun sequence DNA encoding:
- the LOC141697501 gene encoding uncharacterized protein LOC141697501 yields the protein MSWGDELTTFIPDGVGIRVAAAPPATPTVPAVPYGGGGDRNRRERKVLNKYYSPDFNPAKNPRRKVHANNNQIKVRMMMSLNIRCNLCGNYIGEGTKFNSRKEEVIGQRYVDTIKIFRFYIKCSACCSEITVITDPQNSDYIVESGASRPWREEQETREVGDAMESLENQTRGLKREMGDVVALEELRFIKSRHADVSVDALINHLVPEKKKDELCQEDDEALIK